A stretch of the Aegilops tauschii subsp. strangulata cultivar AL8/78 chromosome 4, Aet v6.0, whole genome shotgun sequence genome encodes the following:
- the LOC109735159 gene encoding 15-cis-phytoene desaturase, chloroplastic/chromoplastic translates to MDTGCLSSMNIAGAKQVRSFAGQLHTQRCFTSSSVQALKTSHRTTFSSTSPGLRNKGKGSRRGLRALQVVCQDFPRPPLENTINYLEAGQLSSSFRSSERPSKPLQVVIAGAGLAGLSTAKYLADAGHKPIVLEARDVLGGKLAAWKDEDGDWYETGLHIFFGAYPNVQNLFAELGISDRLQWKEHSMIFAMPNKPGEYSRFDFPETLPAPLNGVWAILKNNEMLTWPEKVKFAIGLLPAMLGGQAYVEAQDGLTVSEWMEKQGVPDRVNDEVFIAMSKALNFINPDELSMQCILIALNRFLQEKHGSKMAFLDGNPPERLCMPIVNHIQSLGGEVRLNSRIQKIELNPDGTVKHFALTDGTQITGDAYVCAAPVDIFKLLVPQEWREISYFKRLDKLVGVPVINVHIWFDRKLKNTYDHLLFSRSSLLSVYADMSLACKEYYDPNRSMLELVFAPAEEWIGRSDTEIIEATMLELAKLFPDEIAADQSKAKILKYHVVKTPRSVYKTVPNCEPCRPLQRSPIEGFYLAGDYTKQKYLASMEGAVLSGKFCAQSIVQDSKMLSRRSQESLQSEAPVASQL, encoded by the exons ATGGACACCGGCTGTCTATCGTCTATGAACATAGCTGGAGCAAAGCAAGTAAGATCTTTTGCTGGGCAACTTCATACACAGAGGTGCTTCACAAGCAGCAGTGTCCAAGCACTAAAAACTAGCCATCGTACGACCTTTAGTTCGACTTCCCCTGGCTTAAGGAATAAAGGAAAAGGATCACGACGTGGACTTCGTGCTCTGCAG GTTGTTTGCCAAGATTTTCCAAGGCCTCCACTAGAGAACACAATTAACTATTTGGAAGCTGGCCAGCTTTCTTCGTCGTTTAGAAGCAGTGAACGCCCCAGTAAACCATTACAGGTCGTGATTGCTGGTGCAG GATTGGCTGGTCTATCAACTGCAAAGTACCTGGCAGATGCTGGCCATAAACCCATAGTGCTTGAGGCAAGAGATGTGTTGGGCGGAAAG TTAGCTGCATGGAAGGATGAAGATGGTGATTGGTACGAGACTGGCCTTCATATTTTTT TTGGAGCTTATCCCAATGTGCAGAATTTGTTTGCTGAGCTTGGTATTAGTGATCGCTTGCAATGGAAGGAACACTCCATGATATTTGCCATGCCAAACAAACCAGGAGAATACAGCCGTTTTGATTTCCCAGAGACTTTGCCGGCGCCCTTAAATG GAGTGTGGGCCATACTGAAAAACAATGAAATGCTTACTTGGCCGGAGAAGGTGAAGTTTGCTATTGGGCTTCTACCTGCAATGCTTGGTGGCCAAGCTTACGTTGAAGCTCAAGATGGCTTAACTGTTTCAGAATGGATGGAAAAGCAG GGTGTTCCTGATCGAGTCAACGACGAGGTTTTTATTGCAATGTCCAAGGCACTCAATTTCATAAACCCTGACGAGTTATCCATGCAGTGCATCCTGATTGCTCTAAACCGATTTCTCCAG GAGAAGCATGGCTCGAAAATGGCATTCTTGGATGGTAATCCTCCTGAAAGGCTATGCATGCCTATTGTTAACCACATTCAGTCTTTGGGTGGTGAGGTCCGGCTGAATTCTCGTATTCAGAAAATTGAACTGAACCCTGACGGAACTGTGAAGCACTTTGCACTTACTGATGGGACTCAAATAACTGGAGATGCATATGTTTGTGCAGCACCAG TCGATATCTTCAAGCTTCTTGTACCACAAGAGTGGAGAGAGATCTCTTATTTCAAAAGGCTGGATAAGTTGGTGGGAGTTCCTGTCATCAATGTTCATATATG GTTTGACAGAAAACTGAAAAACACGTATGACCACCTTCTTTTCAGCAG GAGTTCACTTTTAAGCGTTTATGCAGACATGTCTTTAGCGTGCAAG GAGTACTATGATCCAAACCGTTCAATGCTGGAGTTGGTCTTTGCTCCAGCAGAGGAATGGATCGGGCGGAGTGACACCGAAATCATCGAAGCAACTATGCTCGAGCTAGCCAAGTTGTTTCCTGATGAAATCGCTGCTGACCAGAGTAAAGCAAAGATTCTTAAATACCATGTTGTGAAGACACCGAG GTCCGTTTACAAGACCGTGCCGAATTGCGAACCTTGCCGACCACTGCAACGATCACCGATCGAAGGGTTCTATCTGGCCGGCGATTACACAAAGCAGAAATACTTGGCTTCCATGGAGGGTGCGGTTTTGTCAGGAAAGTTTTGTGCTCAGTCCATAGTGCAG GATTCTAAGATGCTGTCCCGCAGGAGCCAGGAGAGCCTGCAATCCGAAGCCCCCGTGGCTTCCCagttgtag